The Leucobacter rhizosphaerae genome includes a region encoding these proteins:
- a CDS encoding Lrp/AsnC family transcriptional regulator gives MDALDRAIIAELEREGRLSNVDLAARVGLTAGPCLRRVQRLESSGVIRGYHAEVDPVATGRSFEVILHIDLVTQEATVVQHFEREVALLDEVVEFKRLFGTPDYFLRVAVADLAAYEDFLTRKIMAERGVGKVSSHFAMKNLKGEVSSPGR, from the coding sequence ATGGATGCACTGGATCGCGCAATTATCGCGGAACTCGAGCGCGAAGGGCGACTCAGCAATGTCGATCTGGCGGCGCGCGTCGGCCTCACGGCCGGGCCGTGCCTGCGGCGGGTGCAGCGTCTCGAATCGAGTGGGGTGATCCGCGGGTATCACGCGGAGGTCGACCCGGTCGCGACCGGGCGCTCCTTCGAGGTGATCCTGCACATCGATCTCGTCACCCAGGAGGCGACCGTCGTGCAGCACTTTGAACGGGAGGTGGCGCTGCTCGACGAGGTGGTCGAGTTCAAGCGGCTGTTCGGGACCCCCGACTACTTCCTGCGGGTGGCGGTGGCCGATCTCGCCGCGTACGAGGACTTCCTGACGCGGAAGATCATGGCAGAGCGGGGCGTCGGCAAGGTGAGCTCCCACTTCGCCATGAAGAACCTGAAGGGCGAGGTCAGTTCACCGGGCCGGTGA
- a CDS encoding branched-chain amino acid transporter permease has translation MPDVGTLLLAIGVSGLITVALRALPFAILKPLRKSRFVQALGRWMPAGILLILAVVILRGEALSRPGDLWAIAAATAVTIVVHLVGKRRSLLSIAAGTTCYVLLLNLL, from the coding sequence GTGCCTGACGTCGGCACCCTCCTCCTCGCCATCGGGGTCTCGGGCCTCATCACGGTGGCCCTGCGAGCACTGCCCTTCGCGATCCTGAAGCCGCTCCGCAAGTCCCGCTTCGTGCAGGCGCTCGGGCGGTGGATGCCCGCGGGCATCCTGCTGATCCTCGCCGTGGTGATCCTGCGCGGCGAGGCCCTCAGCCGCCCCGGCGACCTGTGGGCGATCGCCGCCGCGACCGCGGTCACGATCGTGGTGCATCTCGTCGGCAAGCGGCGCTCGCTGCTCAGCATCGCGGCCGGGACGACCTGCTACGTGCTGCTGCTCAACCTGCTGTAG
- a CDS encoding DUF1844 domain-containing protein: protein MTENTADHTEHTEHVDSAQATRDIADVAAVEVITTAAVHLLSAAAVKVGLADDPESQTDLDEARKLINALAGLITAAAPDISDMHARSLRDGLRSVQLAFREASLIPDPIGQGPGEKFTGPVN, encoded by the coding sequence ATGACCGAGAACACCGCCGACCACACCGAGCACACAGAGCACGTCGATTCCGCGCAGGCGACGCGCGACATCGCGGACGTCGCTGCGGTCGAGGTCATCACCACGGCAGCGGTCCACCTGCTGAGCGCAGCGGCGGTGAAGGTCGGCCTCGCCGACGATCCCGAATCGCAGACGGACCTCGATGAGGCCCGCAAGCTCATCAACGCACTGGCCGGCCTCATCACGGCCGCGGCCCCCGACATCAGCGACATGCACGCGCGCAGCCTGCGCGACGGGCTCCGCTCCGTGCAGCTCGCATTCCGCGAGGCCTCGCTCATCCCCGACCCGATCGGTCAGGGCCCCGGAGAGAAGTTCACCGGCCCGGTGAACTGA
- a CDS encoding AzlC family ABC transporter permease: MHAPPSAITDAPESPGRSQIAAGLRDSLGVGIGIFPLGIALGVLVVQAGLPWWVAPALSIVVFAGSVELLMVSMLAAATPILTIAVTVFAINFRHVFYALSFPIDRVRRGLPRAYSIYALIDEAYATYVLMPAAQLSSRRVITGQFAMQAYWVLGGVAGVLIAGALPEPIEGFEFALVALFVVMTLDAVRSAREVPSAVLAGLAVGIAIVVVPDNALLAALVLFTVMLAVRYALSRRASSGSETDGGDRA, from the coding sequence ATGCACGCACCACCTTCCGCCATCACGGACGCGCCGGAGTCTCCGGGCCGCTCGCAGATCGCCGCGGGCCTGCGCGATTCGCTCGGGGTCGGGATCGGGATCTTCCCGCTCGGCATCGCGCTCGGGGTGCTGGTGGTGCAGGCCGGGCTGCCCTGGTGGGTGGCGCCCGCACTCTCCATCGTTGTCTTCGCCGGGTCGGTCGAGCTGCTCATGGTGAGCATGCTCGCCGCGGCGACCCCGATTCTCACGATCGCCGTCACCGTGTTCGCCATCAACTTCCGGCACGTCTTCTACGCGCTCTCGTTCCCCATCGACCGCGTGCGCCGCGGGCTCCCCCGCGCCTATTCCATCTACGCGCTCATCGACGAGGCCTACGCCACGTACGTGCTCATGCCCGCCGCGCAGCTCTCGTCGCGCCGAGTCATCACGGGGCAGTTCGCCATGCAGGCCTACTGGGTGCTCGGCGGGGTCGCGGGCGTGCTCATCGCGGGTGCACTGCCCGAACCGATCGAGGGGTTCGAGTTCGCGCTCGTCGCGCTGTTCGTCGTGATGACGCTCGACGCGGTGCGCAGCGCACGCGAGGTGCCGTCCGCGGTGCTCGCCGGGCTCGCCGTCGGGATCGCGATCGTCGTGGTCCCCGACAACGCGCTCCTCGCCGCCCTCGTACTGTTCACCGTGATGCTCGCGGTGCGCTACGCGCTGTCGCGCCGCGCGAGCTCGGGCTCGGAGACGGACGGGGGCGACCGTGCCTGA